GAAGCCATCTACTCGCTCTTCTTCGTGGTGATCTTCTACCTCTTCCTGCGCGCATGGACGGGCAGTCTCGACCCGCGCGTCGGCTACTGGGGCGCCGCCGCGGCCATGGGACTCGCCGTGCTGGCGCGCGCGCTCGTCGCCGTCATCTTCCCCGTGGCCATCGTGTTCATCTTTCTCATCGCCACCGGCGGATGGCGGCGCTGGCGCGAGCTGCGCATCTTCTCGAGCGCCGGTATCTTCCTGCTCATCGCCGCGCCCTGGCATCTGCTGGCGGAGTGGCGCGCGCCCGGCTTTGCCTGGTGGTACTTCATCAACGAGCACTTCAAACGTGCCGTGGGCTCGCGCTGGCCGCCGGATTATGACGCGGTGCCGCTGTGGGCGTGGCTGCTGGCGCACCTGGCGTGGTGGTTCCCGTGGAGCGTCTTTCTTCCGCTCGTAGCGCGGGAACTCCCGAACTGGCGCAAGTGGCGCGCACTTGATGCCGCGGGCCAGGCACGCTTGCTGCTCTTCGTCTGGGCAGGCTTCATCCTGTTCTTCTTCTCGCTCACTGGCGGCTCGCGCATGGAGTACTACGGCTTTGCAGCGTGGCCGGCCGCGACCGCGCTGCTCGGGCTTGCCCTGGCAGACGCGGAAGCACAAGGCTCACCATCGTCTTCGAAATGGTTATTGCGCTCGCAGGCGGCGCTGGCGCTGCTCGGAGTGCTGATCGCAGGGGCGCTGGGATATGCGGTGTGGGCGTCGTACGACGTGAGTTCCGCGACCGACATCTCGGAGCTGCTACAGACGCGCGAGACCGACTTCTACCGCGTCTCGATGGCACACTTGCTCGACCTGCGCCCGCAGGCCTTTGCGGTGTTGCGTGCCCCGGCCATCGGCGCCGCGCTCTCCTTCCTGCTTGGCTTCGGCCTGGCATGGTGGCTGCGGCGCCGCGGACGCCACCTTGCCGCCACCCTCGCCATGGCGCTGGCCATGGTGGGCTTCGCTTTTGCTGCGAACTTCGCTTTCGCGGAGTTCGGGCCGCACCTGTCGTCACGTCACCTGGCCCGCGCCGTGATGCCTTACCTG
This DNA window, taken from Acidobacteriota bacterium, encodes the following:
- a CDS encoding glycosyltransferase family 39 protein; its protein translation is MLPNGTSGLSFSRRAQVLILLALAVGIYVGTSFWPALLDDADASHALVSREMNASGDYVVLKLDGVRYLQKAPLHYWAVAALYRVLGENEFATRLPDALAMVGLVLMVYLFGLRFFGERPGFYGGLATATALGFWMFTRIMIPEAIYSLFFVVIFYLFLRAWTGSLDPRVGYWGAAAAMGLAVLARALVAVIFPVAIVFIFLIATGGWRRWRELRIFSSAGIFLLIAAPWHLLAEWRAPGFAWWYFINEHFKRAVGSRWPPDYDAVPLWAWLLAHLAWWFPWSVFLPLVARELPNWRKWRALDAAGQARLLLFVWAGFILFFFSLTGGSRMEYYGFAAWPAATALLGLALADAEAQGSPSSSKWLLRSQAALALLGVLIAGALGYAVWASYDVSSATDISELLQTRETDFYRVSMAHLLDLRPQAFAVLRAPAIGAALSFLLGFGLAWWLRRRGRHLAATLAMALAMVGFAFAANFAFAEFGPHLSSRHLARAVMPYLRPEDQLVVRGEFDSASSLVFYTGRRRAYVWGETYHTLESMAKLFPDSPKIFLDDAALAAMWRAPVRIFLFVPPELKEKALAALPPDGTFLLEQFGGKTIYVNQRLRPDMPSVAELAQHNARQP